The sequence below is a genomic window from Euwallacea similis isolate ESF13 chromosome 1, ESF131.1, whole genome shotgun sequence.
AATCTATGTCCTGTATATCTAGATAATTGTTGTTGCTGgtcctattttttaattgagctATGAAATGAAGGTACCTATACTGTATCTGTACTCGTGTTACATTTACTTGTTTCATAAAATCTTACTTGTTGCATAATATTATACATTTCTAATGCGcaactaaatatttacataGTCTACATGATCTATGCACTGCTCAAACTGTACTGaaagtttctatttttgtcaaaattaatgTCAAATCCATCAGCTGTTCTTTGCCAAAATCAGCAgatgtttgtttatataacataacaaaaaatttaaatgtcatTAATCTCCCATTTctaattgtttactttttcaTGCCTAATTTGAGCGATACACTTAATCGTTTACGATAGTAAATTAACCCAAACCTGACACTATCCTAGATCATGAGTTTAGCACATCCTGCGGCCTTTTTTAGTCGTTATATAGCCCATAGAACCTATACGAGCAAAGCGGTTTTAGACCAGATTATCCGGGTTGATCATGCCGGAGAACTTGGGTCTGTATCTATTAAACCATATCTGAACCCCATTAACATCTTTCATCTGCTCTATAGAGCAGACAGGATCTATGCAGGCCAATTGGCAGTTCTAGAGAGCACTTCTAAAGGGCCTCTAATTCACCACATGTGGGAGCAGGAGAAAGGCCACAGAGCCAAATTTGAGGAGCTCATTAAGAAGTATCGTGTGCGTCCCACTGTTATGACTCCCATTTGGAATGTGGCTGCCTATATGTTAGGAGCAGGTACAGCACTATTAGGTGACAAAGCTGCAATGGCTTGTACTGTCGCTGTTGAAACTGTAATTATTGAGCATTATAATGATCAACTAAGAACTCTGTTGGAGGATCCTGAGGCCAATCGAGAATTAATGGAGGTTATTACAAAGTTTCGAGATGAGGAGCAGGAGCATCATGATACAGGTAATTTTCTTAGCAATTTGTGTgtattcttttaatttattttaggaaTTGATCATGGAGCTGA
It includes:
- the LOC136408804 gene encoding 5-demethoxyubiquinone hydroxylase, mitochondrial-like, which translates into the protein MSLAHPAAFFSRYIAHRTYTSKAVLDQIIRVDHAGELGADRIYAGQLAVLESTSKGPLIHHMWEQEKGHRAKFEELIKKYRVRPTVMTPIWNVAAYMLGAGTALLGDKAAMACTVAVETVIIEHYNDQLRTLLEDPEANRELMEVITKFRDEEQEHHDTGIDHGAEQAPLYRVLTDVIKTGCKGAIAISKVI